The Peribacillus simplex genome contains a region encoding:
- a CDS encoding Ger(x)C family spore germination protein yields the protein MILRIILFVLSLALLSGCWDTKDIQDIQYISAMGIDYQNGQYVIYVQVTSFAGVAKQEGLEPKPTTVWVAKGRGDTMNEAMNDIYKRSNQYIYWAHVKLIIFSESLLKHGLVNVNDPILRFQQIRETTWLYGTDDSLEKILFVNSLFGSSVQTSIFNPKDIYKLRSFVEPIRIQRFYTQNYETGMTIKLPKISLKNEVWKAKGKSQNTVKLTGAYFIKNNQLMGEIANKHLGGMRWLTKSTVRSPIGISINKNKNVQISLMRPKFNIKPIYVNDEVEFDISIEVEGAVMDMEENISLPRLKEKIQRALEKEIRDTYKYALEKNIDIYNLEGVIYRKDLKKWKKFSKEGFSLNEESIRNIQVDIAIKITGDYKYEYMN from the coding sequence ATGATCCTTAGAATTATACTATTTGTATTGAGCCTTGCTCTTTTAAGTGGCTGCTGGGATACCAAGGATATTCAAGATATTCAATATATAAGTGCAATGGGAATAGATTATCAGAATGGTCAGTATGTCATTTATGTACAGGTGACGTCTTTTGCCGGTGTGGCTAAACAAGAAGGCCTGGAACCAAAACCAACAACTGTTTGGGTAGCCAAAGGGCGAGGGGATACAATGAACGAGGCCATGAATGATATTTATAAAAGGTCAAACCAGTATATTTATTGGGCTCATGTTAAATTGATCATTTTCTCTGAAAGCTTACTAAAACATGGATTGGTCAACGTAAACGATCCCATTTTAAGATTTCAGCAAATCAGGGAAACAACTTGGTTATATGGAACCGATGATTCCTTAGAAAAGATCCTCTTTGTCAATAGTTTATTCGGCTCTTCAGTGCAAACAAGCATTTTCAATCCGAAGGATATTTATAAATTAAGATCCTTTGTCGAACCCATCAGGATCCAAAGATTTTATACGCAAAATTATGAAACGGGAATGACAATAAAACTACCGAAGATTTCGTTAAAAAATGAGGTGTGGAAAGCAAAAGGAAAATCACAGAACACCGTTAAACTAACAGGGGCCTATTTTATTAAAAATAATCAACTGATGGGGGAGATTGCAAATAAACATCTTGGGGGTATGAGATGGTTAACAAAATCAACGGTAAGGTCCCCAATTGGAATAAGTATCAACAAAAACAAAAATGTTCAAATATCGCTAATGAGGCCAAAATTCAATATAAAGCCTATCTATGTAAATGATGAAGTAGAATTCGATATTTCAATTGAAGTAGAAGGTGCCGTAATGGATATGGAAGAAAACATCTCCTTACCCCGCCTTAAAGAAAAAATACAGAGGGCATTAGAGAAAGAAATTAGGGATACCTACAAATATGCTCTTGAAAAAAATATAGACATCTATAATTTAGAAGGAGTTATCTACAGAAAGGATTTGAAAAAATGGAAAAAATTTTCTAAAGAGGGTTTTAGCCTTAATGAAGAATCCATCCGTAATATTCAGGTGGATATTGCTATTAAAATAACAGGCGATTATAAATATGAGTACATGAATTGA
- a CDS encoding C40 family peptidase: MAKRILRSMLLLLLGMVSFSFLSGLKVEAADRVHTVSSQETVESIAAIYDISTEQLMNMNGLPDGKLYIGQKLTIQTAYTPSNYQWSERGKQIGNYAKSFTGFKKTAGEETPIKGFDSSGLIHWVLSRQKVPIDRLSVEGYYKQGMDTNTPKAGDIIFFLEKGSSKAVTAGIYLGGNQFINSGYGAETVQVRSTTEKYFAQYQVEYKTYTPKGEHVVQNNETLKSISDNYGVSVDTIKKRNALPTDGLMQGQYLQIYSNPLYPFYTNQVASYDKAYDVIKYAYTLRGFTYVFGEYDPMIGMDCSGFIYWAMKEQGISLKRGSAADYYSSLPKLSDPKAGDLVFFRDTDLSHEITHVGIYLGDGRFIHTTRNTGVHISDLTSSYFTQKFESFGQVQVNMD, translated from the coding sequence ATGGCGAAAAGAATATTACGTAGTATGTTGCTTTTATTACTAGGCATGGTTAGTTTTTCTTTTTTATCTGGCTTAAAAGTTGAAGCGGCAGATCGAGTGCATACTGTATCCTCTCAAGAAACGGTAGAATCGATTGCAGCGATCTATGATATATCGACAGAGCAATTAATGAATATGAATGGTTTACCGGATGGTAAGTTATATATTGGCCAGAAGTTAACCATTCAGACTGCTTATACTCCTTCGAACTATCAGTGGTCAGAGAGAGGGAAACAAATTGGGAATTATGCGAAATCTTTTACAGGATTTAAAAAAACGGCTGGAGAAGAGACACCTATCAAAGGGTTTGATTCTAGCGGATTGATTCATTGGGTACTTTCCCGACAAAAGGTGCCTATCGACCGTTTGTCAGTTGAAGGCTATTATAAGCAAGGAATGGATACAAATACGCCTAAGGCTGGAGATATTATATTTTTTCTGGAAAAGGGAAGTTCAAAAGCCGTGACCGCTGGGATCTATCTGGGGGGAAATCAGTTCATTAATTCTGGATACGGAGCAGAGACGGTTCAGGTGAGATCTACCACAGAAAAATATTTTGCACAATACCAAGTCGAGTATAAAACGTATACACCAAAAGGAGAGCATGTCGTTCAAAATAATGAAACACTTAAAAGTATCTCGGATAATTACGGTGTATCGGTGGATACAATCAAAAAGCGTAACGCATTACCAACTGATGGCTTGATGCAGGGACAGTATCTTCAAATATACAGCAATCCCTTGTATCCATTTTATACAAATCAAGTGGCTTCCTATGATAAAGCTTATGATGTCATAAAGTATGCCTATACTCTACGTGGATTTACCTATGTTTTCGGAGAATATGATCCGATGATTGGAATGGATTGCAGTGGTTTTATCTATTGGGCCATGAAGGAGCAGGGCATTTCCCTTAAACGTGGTTCGGCAGCGGACTACTATTCCTCGCTGCCGAAACTCAGCGATCCAAAGGCAGGGGACTTAGTATTTTTCAGAGATACAGACTTAAGTCATGAGATAACCCACGTCGGTATTTATCTAGGGGATGGTCGCTTTATTCATACAACAAGGAATACTGGAGTTCATATATCTGATCTTACTTCAAGTTATTTTACTCAGAAGTTCGAAAGTTTTGGGCAAGTCCAAGTCAATATGGACTAA
- a CDS encoding LuxR C-terminal-related transcriptional regulator, with protein MTQPSHAFEEISFQQFILFIKSHNKQIEENINIYLNLEPLILENERKVIQTLLESFLLLLSTPIIEDINETYDKHLETWLQSHLPILNVNHFSMFRLIFEKSIVTLMANLKHAHTFSILMFLLSIFTHLIHSYNKWMDVEPMQLSKTHEENAELKRLQLLDQLDELLINSSGIKDFAHILKKCEEFFHYKRCVFYAYIPWSNQFYGTIGLELPKVQSMRGQLSLKQSFVFNSKKPVFLKDPNHYIKKEHIALFNLSSVIFVPIVHDQQVFGWLTFDQLGEEFDYSKDELTLLERVGKRLGLYLSRKDDEVSIDTDLQLTERESMVLNLLAEGCNNKKMAELLQLSEHTIRDYISSLMTKFKAKNRTQVVVYGFRFGLLK; from the coding sequence ATGACCCAGCCCTCCCATGCTTTTGAAGAGATATCGTTTCAGCAATTCATATTATTCATCAAAAGCCATAACAAACAAATTGAAGAAAATATCAATATTTATTTGAATCTAGAGCCCCTTATATTAGAAAATGAACGTAAGGTGATACAAACATTACTCGAATCATTTCTACTATTATTATCTACCCCAATAATCGAAGACATAAATGAAACATACGATAAGCATCTGGAAACTTGGCTTCAATCACATTTACCCATTTTAAATGTGAACCATTTCAGCATGTTCCGATTAATCTTTGAAAAGTCCATCGTTACCTTAATGGCCAACCTGAAACATGCCCATACCTTTTCCATTCTAATGTTCTTATTATCCATTTTCACTCATCTCATCCATAGCTATAACAAATGGATGGATGTCGAACCAATGCAACTTTCAAAAACCCACGAAGAAAATGCTGAACTTAAAAGGCTGCAACTATTAGACCAGTTAGATGAGCTTCTAATTAACTCATCAGGAATTAAGGATTTTGCTCATATCCTAAAAAAATGTGAAGAGTTCTTTCACTATAAAAGATGTGTTTTTTATGCTTATATTCCTTGGTCCAATCAATTTTATGGCACCATTGGATTGGAGCTGCCCAAGGTTCAAAGCATGAGAGGGCAACTCAGTTTGAAGCAATCCTTTGTTTTCAATTCAAAAAAGCCTGTATTCTTAAAGGATCCCAATCATTATATTAAAAAGGAACATATAGCCTTGTTTAATCTTTCATCTGTCATATTTGTGCCGATCGTTCATGACCAGCAAGTTTTTGGCTGGCTGACCTTTGATCAATTAGGAGAGGAATTCGATTATTCAAAAGATGAACTAACTTTACTTGAACGGGTCGGAAAACGTTTAGGCTTATATTTATCAAGAAAGGATGATGAGGTTTCCATTGATACAGATCTACAATTGACGGAACGGGAATCCATGGTTTTAAATTTGCTGGCGGAGGGGTGTAACAATAAAAAGATGGCCGAATTATTGCAATTAAGCGAGCATACTATAAGGGATTATATAAGCAGTTTAATGACAAAGTTTAAAGCCAAGAACCGTACACAAGTCGTAGTCTATGGATTTCGTTTTGGTCTATTAAAGTAA
- a CDS encoding SDR family NAD(P)-dependent oxidoreductase, with translation MRLENKVAIITGGGTGIGKETALLFAREGAKIVITDINQQSGDQAVKDIQAIGGEALVIHHDVSNEEDWKKVAKETIDTFNKVDVLFNNAGIYIIKPVAEIELEEWNRLMSINVTGVFLGMKHIMPLMAKQNKGSVINASSIAGLIGAPGHVLYGASKGAVRTMTKDAAIEYASKGVRVNSIHPGYIDTGMADYASEQTGSSKDELGKEFPLGHLGSVKNVANTVLFIASDESSYTTGTEFVIDGGATAR, from the coding sequence ATGAGACTTGAAAACAAAGTGGCAATCATCACTGGCGGGGGTACAGGAATCGGGAAAGAAACAGCTTTGCTATTTGCCAGGGAAGGAGCAAAAATCGTCATCACTGACATAAACCAACAATCCGGTGATCAAGCTGTGAAAGACATTCAGGCCATCGGCGGAGAGGCCCTAGTCATTCATCATGATGTAAGCAATGAAGAAGATTGGAAAAAGGTTGCAAAGGAAACGATCGATACCTTTAATAAGGTGGATGTTCTGTTCAACAATGCGGGTATTTATATCATAAAACCGGTTGCAGAGATTGAACTGGAGGAGTGGAATCGTCTCATGTCGATTAACGTGACCGGCGTATTTTTGGGAATGAAGCATATTATGCCACTGATGGCGAAACAAAATAAAGGTTCAGTCATAAACGCTTCTTCCATAGCAGGCTTGATTGGCGCACCTGGTCATGTTTTATACGGTGCAAGCAAGGGAGCGGTGCGGACAATGACTAAAGATGCTGCTATCGAGTATGCTTCAAAAGGGGTCCGAGTTAACTCGATTCATCCAGGATATATCGATACCGGGATGGCGGACTATGCATCTGAACAAACGGGCAGTTCAAAAGATGAATTGGGTAAAGAATTCCCGTTGGGACATCTGGGCAGCGTCAAAAATGTTGCGAATACAGTGCTTTTCATTGCCTCGGACGAATCTTCCTATACTACGGGTACTGAATTTGTAATAGATGGCGGAGCGACTGCTCGCTAA
- a CDS encoding SDR family NAD(P)-dependent oxidoreductase, with protein sequence MRLENKVAIVTGGASGIGASTAQLFAEEGAKVVIADFADHGQAVSEELNGKGYDTLFVKTDVTNENDVKNMIEETVNKYGKLDIMFANAGIARDGNIHELSYEQWQKTIDINLSGVFLSDKYAIEQMQKQSTGGAIVNTGSIHSHAGKPGVTAYSAAKGGVKLLTQTLGSTYARDGIRVNAVCPGYIDTPLIAQAQGEIRQGLIDLHPIGRLGRAEEVAKAVLFLASDDASFVTGTSLIVDGGYTAV encoded by the coding sequence ATGAGATTGGAAAATAAAGTGGCGATCGTTACTGGGGGAGCAAGCGGGATTGGAGCAAGTACGGCTCAATTATTTGCAGAAGAAGGAGCAAAGGTGGTCATTGCCGATTTTGCTGATCATGGACAAGCTGTGTCAGAAGAGTTAAATGGAAAAGGGTATGATACTCTTTTTGTTAAAACGGACGTGACAAATGAAAATGACGTAAAGAATATGATTGAAGAGACAGTTAACAAATATGGAAAACTGGATATCATGTTTGCAAACGCAGGGATTGCAAGAGACGGAAACATCCATGAGTTAAGCTATGAGCAATGGCAAAAAACAATTGATATTAATTTATCCGGTGTCTTCCTATCCGATAAATATGCGATAGAGCAAATGCAAAAACAATCTACAGGCGGCGCCATTGTCAATACAGGTTCCATCCATAGCCATGCAGGGAAACCGGGGGTAACAGCCTATTCTGCTGCGAAAGGCGGGGTCAAACTATTAACACAAACGTTAGGTTCGACTTATGCCAGAGATGGCATTCGTGTCAACGCAGTCTGCCCAGGATATATTGATACACCACTTATTGCCCAAGCACAAGGTGAGATCAGGCAAGGTTTGATCGATTTACATCCAATCGGCCGTTTAGGCAGAGCGGAAGAAGTGGCGAAAGCTGTTCTCTTCCTTGCAAGTGACGATGCATCATTTGTTACAGGCACAAGCCTTATTGTAGACGGCGGTTATACGGCGGTATAA